From Pedobacter indicus, a single genomic window includes:
- a CDS encoding HlyD family secretion protein has protein sequence MKEQLTFEEHSEDIADIIATPPSWLIRWGITMVLMVVLLLIIMSALIKYPDIVKTQVKINTANAPKAVVSRMSGNIVKLLVENGNQIKSGQAIAWLESTADHEDVIGLLNQLTELNNGFSDGNINSLAHIGAPSHLNLGELQGGYQTFYQAYLTFKSSVEGGVLLKRAVFLQAEIENINKQAEQLAKQKALQEEEFVLAEKEFEMYKKLFDKKVISQAEYQQQQSEFLAKHYPLQQTSSSLIANETNLLAKKTELVDLGSQIDDERSRFMQSLNSLISEMEQWRRQYILTARENGTLAYAGFIQENQYIEAGQEIFYINPGSTGFFGEAAIPQYNMGKVQKGQRVLVKLNSYPFEEYGVIEGEVGHVSGVPLNDSIFLSKLILNTKSLKKDITLKTGMRGVAEIVTEDASLFTRLNRNIIKILRGKG, from the coding sequence ATGAAAGAACAGCTTACATTCGAAGAACATAGTGAAGATATTGCTGATATTATAGCAACACCCCCTTCTTGGTTAATTCGTTGGGGGATTACAATGGTACTGATGGTTGTTCTGTTGTTGATCATTATGAGTGCCCTCATCAAGTACCCCGATATTGTAAAAACTCAAGTGAAAATCAATACAGCCAATGCTCCAAAAGCAGTGGTAAGCAGGATGTCCGGAAATATCGTCAAGCTCTTGGTTGAGAACGGCAACCAAATAAAAAGTGGGCAAGCTATAGCATGGCTGGAAAGTACCGCTGACCACGAAGATGTAATCGGCTTGTTGAACCAGCTGACCGAGCTGAATAATGGTTTTTCTGACGGGAACATCAATTCCCTTGCACACATCGGTGCACCGTCTCATTTAAATTTGGGGGAGCTCCAAGGCGGTTATCAAACCTTCTACCAAGCATACCTAACATTTAAATCTTCAGTTGAAGGAGGGGTACTCTTAAAAAGAGCCGTTTTCCTTCAGGCTGAAATTGAAAATATTAACAAACAGGCTGAACAATTAGCAAAACAGAAGGCACTGCAAGAGGAGGAGTTTGTGTTGGCCGAGAAAGAGTTTGAGATGTACAAAAAGCTTTTTGATAAAAAAGTAATATCTCAGGCGGAATACCAACAGCAGCAAAGTGAGTTTCTGGCCAAGCATTACCCCTTGCAACAGACGAGTTCGTCACTGATAGCAAATGAAACCAACCTCCTCGCCAAGAAAACCGAATTGGTGGATCTAGGAAGTCAAATTGACGATGAGCGGTCAAGGTTTATGCAGTCGTTGAACAGTCTGATCAGTGAGATGGAGCAATGGCGGAGGCAGTATATTTTAACGGCAAGGGAAAACGGCACCCTTGCGTATGCAGGTTTTATTCAAGAAAATCAGTACATCGAGGCGGGACAGGAGATTTTTTATATTAATCCTGGAAGCACTGGCTTTTTTGGGGAAGCAGCTATCCCTCAATACAATATGGGGAAAGTACAGAAAGGGCAGCGGGTTCTTGTTAAATTAAACAGCTATCCTTTTGAAGAGTACGGTGTGATTGAAGGTGAAGTTGGGCACGTCAGCGGTGTGCCGCTGAATGACAGTATTTTTCTTTCAAAACTGATCTTGAATACGAAGTCCCTAAAAAAGGATATCACTCTGAAGACGGGTATGCGAGGAGTTGCTGAAATTGTGACTGAAGATGCTTCATTATTTACGAGACTTAATCGGAATATTATTAAAATCTTAAGAGGTAAGGGGTGA
- a CDS encoding peptidase domain-containing ABC transporter — MITFPHYKQQDQMDCGATCLRIVTKYYGRNINIHKLRKLCRVTKAGVNMLGISEAAEKLGFRTQGLRLPLAQLKEIKLPCIIHWRQNHFVVLYEIKKSKYYIADPASGLQVLTKEEFSKNWFAYSGLTNGITLHLEPTPQFYEDEIDDKSTKLGWGVILKYFYVYRKLFFQLVVGLFVGTVLQLITPFLTQSVVDIGINTRNINFVYLILIAQIMLFVGQTAVTFIRSWILLHISTRVNISILTDLLIKLMKLPMSFFETKTTGDIMQRMNDQSRIEAFLTGSTLNTLFSFVNLFAFGAVLAYYHAGIFFVFVVSTILYTGWILLFLRKRRELDYRRFDISSDNQTNIVELVGGMQEIKLNNSEKQKRWLWEAIQARLFKFKVKSLALMQYQQAGSMAINQLKSIFITFLSAKAVIDGDITLGGMMAIQYIVGMVSSPIEQLLGFIQSYQDAKISLERINEIYQEEDEEPVDQEWVNRLPDNKSVVMNNITFTYPGAGNEPVLDSLSLVFPEGKVTAIVGTSGSGKTTLLKLIMRFYELDRGEIRIGSMDINRISFKTWRNSCGIVMQEGFIFADTIENNIAVGDEFPNQLKIQEAIRIANLEEFVDEQPFGLKTKIGTAGKGISQGQKQRLLIARSVYKDPHYILFDEATNALDANNERIIIENLQEFFNKRTVIIVAHRLSTVKNADNIVVLEKGKVIEQGTHQELVRSRGNYYELVKNQLELGN; from the coding sequence ATGATAACGTTTCCTCATTATAAACAGCAAGATCAGATGGACTGTGGAGCTACCTGCCTCCGTATCGTCACTAAATACTACGGTCGCAATATCAATATCCACAAACTACGAAAGCTTTGCCGGGTTACAAAAGCGGGGGTCAATATGCTTGGGATTAGCGAAGCTGCTGAAAAGCTGGGATTTCGTACACAGGGGCTGCGCTTGCCACTGGCCCAGCTAAAAGAGATCAAATTGCCGTGTATCATTCATTGGCGGCAAAACCATTTTGTGGTATTATACGAGATAAAAAAATCAAAATACTATATCGCCGACCCTGCCTCGGGACTTCAGGTATTAACTAAGGAAGAGTTTTCAAAAAATTGGTTTGCCTATTCAGGTCTTACAAATGGGATTACATTGCATTTGGAACCAACGCCCCAGTTCTATGAAGACGAAATCGACGATAAATCGACTAAATTGGGTTGGGGCGTAATCTTGAAATATTTTTACGTTTATCGGAAATTGTTTTTTCAACTGGTTGTCGGGCTGTTTGTAGGCACAGTACTTCAATTGATTACGCCCTTTCTGACACAGTCAGTGGTAGACATCGGTATCAATACCCGCAACATCAACTTTGTTTACCTGATCCTTATTGCACAGATTATGTTGTTTGTCGGGCAGACAGCAGTAACGTTCATCCGCTCGTGGATCCTTCTTCATATCAGTACGCGGGTAAATATCTCTATATTGACTGATTTGTTGATTAAACTGATGAAGCTGCCCATGTCCTTTTTCGAGACGAAAACAACCGGGGATATTATGCAGCGTATGAACGACCAGAGCCGGATAGAAGCATTTTTGACAGGGTCCACGCTCAATACCCTGTTTTCATTTGTCAACCTTTTTGCCTTCGGCGCAGTACTGGCCTATTATCATGCGGGTATCTTCTTCGTTTTTGTGGTAAGTACAATCCTCTACACAGGGTGGATTCTACTGTTTCTTCGGAAGCGGCGCGAGTTGGACTACCGCCGGTTTGATATTTCTTCAGACAATCAAACCAATATTGTCGAGTTGGTGGGCGGGATGCAAGAAATCAAGCTTAACAACAGTGAAAAACAAAAGCGCTGGTTATGGGAGGCGATCCAGGCCCGTCTCTTTAAATTTAAAGTCAAAAGCCTGGCTTTGATGCAATATCAACAGGCCGGTTCAATGGCCATTAATCAGCTAAAGAGCATATTTATAACTTTTCTGAGTGCGAAGGCGGTTATTGACGGTGATATCACCCTTGGTGGGATGATGGCCATCCAGTACATTGTCGGGATGGTGAGCAGTCCGATCGAACAGCTTTTGGGTTTCATCCAATCCTATCAGGATGCAAAAATAAGTTTGGAAAGGATCAATGAAATTTATCAGGAAGAAGACGAAGAGCCCGTTGACCAGGAATGGGTGAACAGGTTGCCGGACAACAAATCGGTTGTTATGAACAATATCACGTTTACCTATCCCGGTGCAGGCAATGAACCGGTGTTAGATAGTTTGAGTTTGGTTTTTCCGGAAGGAAAGGTAACCGCAATCGTTGGAACGAGTGGGAGCGGAAAAACAACGCTTCTTAAGTTGATCATGCGGTTCTATGAACTGGATCGCGGAGAGATACGGATTGGCAGTATGGACATAAACCGAATCAGCTTTAAAACATGGCGGAACAGTTGTGGAATTGTGATGCAGGAGGGTTTTATTTTTGCTGATACGATCGAGAATAATATTGCTGTGGGGGATGAATTCCCTAATCAGTTAAAAATCCAGGAGGCGATCCGGATCGCGAACTTGGAGGAATTTGTTGATGAGCAGCCTTTTGGGCTGAAAACAAAGATCGGTACGGCGGGGAAAGGGATCAGTCAAGGCCAGAAACAGCGGTTGTTGATAGCCCGTTCCGTTTATAAAGACCCACACTATATTCTTTTTGATGAAGCCACTAATGCTTTAGATGCAAACAACGAACGCATCATCATCGAGAATCTGCAAGAGTTTTTTAATAAACGTACCGTGATTATTGTTGCACATCGATTAAGTACCGTAAAGAACGCTGATAATATAGTAGTTCTGGAAAAAGGGAAGGTGATCGAGCAAGGGACGCATCAGGAACTGGTCCGGTCGCGGGGAAATTATTATGAACTTGTTAAGAATCAACTTGAACTTGGAAATTAG
- a CDS encoding helix-turn-helix domain-containing protein → MTQIMQQKKRARQLLPTKDQLLTIGDLESFKEEMLYEIKLIVKEGNGKPAKKWLKSTEVKKLLGISHGFLQTLRDTGTLPFTKIGGSIYYDYEDILSMMEAKKCNHRDMLDG, encoded by the coding sequence ATGACACAAATAATGCAACAAAAGAAAAGGGCACGCCAACTGCTTCCAACCAAAGATCAATTACTGACCATTGGCGATCTTGAAAGTTTCAAAGAAGAAATGCTTTATGAAATCAAATTGATCGTAAAAGAGGGCAATGGTAAGCCGGCAAAAAAATGGCTGAAATCCACCGAGGTAAAAAAACTCCTCGGGATCTCCCATGGTTTTCTGCAAACACTTCGTGATACTGGCACATTGCCCTTCACAAAGATCGGGGGTTCCATCTATTACGATTATGAGGATATCCTTTCCATGATGGAAGCAAAGAAGTGTAATCATAGGGATATGTTGGATGGCTAG
- a CDS encoding plasmid mobilization protein, whose translation MENRIRRVTLRFNSDEYKIIEKGFRKSTSQNMSEYMREILFDKTLTFTYRNRSIDDSQEELIRIRREINYIGNNFNQAVHKLNSVMGMPDAEIWEGVMVVLRDQVEPMIRETKERMDILSEIWSQK comes from the coding sequence ATGGAAAACAGAATTAGACGGGTAACCTTACGGTTTAACTCGGATGAGTACAAGATTATAGAGAAAGGGTTTCGCAAATCGACGTCGCAGAATATGAGCGAATATATGCGTGAGATATTGTTCGACAAAACGCTAACCTTCACCTATCGGAACAGATCGATCGATGATTCACAGGAGGAACTGATACGGATCCGAAGGGAGATCAATTATATCGGTAATAACTTTAACCAGGCGGTGCATAAACTAAACAGTGTTATGGGGATGCCGGATGCCGAAATATGGGAGGGTGTGATGGTTGTCTTACGGGATCAAGTGGAGCCGATGATAAGAGAGACCAAGGAGAGGATGGATATTTTATCGGAGATATGGTCGCAAAAATAA
- a CDS encoding relaxase/mobilization nuclease domain-containing protein: MGGCDGCLTGSSGADDKRDQGEDGYFIGDMVAKIISGKSIRAALSYNENKVDQGKAELIWQSGFKKEVQRLNFHDKLGRFQNLTNRNKRAKTNAVHISLNFAVNERVDETQLNAIARDYMEGIGFGDQPFLVYRHKDAGHPHIHIVTTNIRHSGERISLHNLGKTKSEEARKLIEKRCGLVPAQQHRELYKSKALALSKVFYGKDDTKRAISNVVHGVIQSYRFTSLPEFNAVLSCYNVFADRGSRDSVMYAKKGLRYWALDEYGKKVGIPIKASSIHRSPTLQKLELKFASNKIARKPYADQVKAAIDRVMKNKITSERFERALPTYGIDVLFRRNSEGRLYGVTFIDHNTKCLFNGSDLGKAYSANALSQWFLSSKTAGKAYRLSGSNESSQYLSPITYGTVGRFYLGKGSLLEELLKPEFDDNLENNELKRKRKKRRRRIQN; encoded by the coding sequence ATGGGAGGGTGTGATGGTTGTCTTACGGGATCAAGTGGAGCCGATGATAAGAGAGACCAAGGAGAGGATGGATATTTTATCGGAGATATGGTCGCAAAAATAATAAGTGGCAAAAGTATTCGGGCAGCGCTCAGTTACAACGAAAACAAAGTGGATCAGGGAAAGGCGGAATTGATCTGGCAAAGTGGGTTTAAGAAGGAGGTTCAACGGTTGAACTTCCATGATAAGCTAGGGCGTTTTCAGAATTTGACAAATAGGAACAAACGAGCAAAGACCAACGCCGTACATATTTCATTGAACTTTGCGGTAAACGAGCGTGTGGATGAAACGCAGTTGAATGCAATCGCCCGTGACTACATGGAAGGGATCGGTTTCGGAGATCAACCTTTTCTGGTCTACCGACATAAAGATGCCGGTCACCCACATATCCATATCGTGACGACGAACATCAGGCATTCTGGTGAGCGTATTAGCTTGCACAATCTTGGGAAAACAAAATCCGAAGAAGCACGGAAACTGATTGAAAAGCGATGCGGGTTGGTTCCGGCCCAACAGCATAGGGAATTGTATAAATCCAAAGCTCTTGCATTGTCAAAAGTCTTTTATGGGAAGGACGATACCAAGCGGGCGATCTCAAATGTTGTGCATGGAGTGATACAATCGTATCGGTTTACCAGTCTCCCGGAGTTTAACGCCGTGCTTTCCTGTTATAATGTATTTGCTGACCGTGGTTCTAGAGATTCAGTGATGTATGCTAAAAAAGGACTTCGGTATTGGGCACTGGACGAGTATGGCAAAAAGGTTGGAATTCCGATAAAAGCAAGTAGCATCCACAGGTCGCCAACCTTACAGAAATTGGAACTAAAGTTTGCCTCAAACAAAATTGCCAGGAAACCCTATGCGGATCAGGTAAAGGCTGCAATTGATCGGGTTATGAAAAATAAAATAACCTCAGAAAGGTTTGAACGAGCATTGCCCACATATGGTATTGATGTCCTGTTTCGAAGAAATAGCGAAGGTCGTTTGTATGGGGTAACTTTTATTGACCACAATACAAAATGTCTTTTCAATGGTAGTGATCTCGGGAAGGCATATAGTGCAAATGCATTAAGCCAATGGTTCCTGTCATCAAAAACGGCTGGTAAGGCTTACAGGCTGAGTGGATCGAACGAAAGTTCTCAATACCTTTCACCGATTACATATGGAACAGTAGGGCGATTTTACTTAGGAAAAGGGAGTCTATTAGAAGAATTGCTGAAACCTGAGTTTGATGATAACCTTGAGAACAACGAGCTGAAACGGAAAAGAAAGAAAAGAAGAAGACGAATTCAAAATTAG
- the mobC gene encoding conjugal transfer protein MobC translates to MRTGENEQGLRKVADFTRLLSIAILVLHFYVSCYQVFHQTGFYSEVTDHIIGKISMIKIFESILLVKTWALGLLLVSLLGVRGRKDEKANVRPLILYAFLGFGLYYGSVLAFQLDLDLLVLVALYIGFCVIGYLLVLSKGTRLTRLLKMNLMNDIFNNENETFPQEERKISNEYSINLPAKYFYEGMSRDSWINIINPFRGLLVLGTPGSGKSYFAIRHIITQHIQKGFSMFIYDFKYDDLSRIAYNTLLKDKNRSKFYVINFDDLNRTHRCNPLDPQGMNDITDATEAARTIMLGLNREWIKKQGDFFVESPINFLTAIIWYLKKYHDGVYCTLPHVIELMQLDYQYLFPVLDREPEIEVLINPFVSAWKNEAFDQLEGQVASAKISMAKLSSPALYYVLSGNDFTLDLNNPDDPKVICVGNNPQKQQVYGAVLSLYISRMIKLVNQKGKCKSSLIFDEFPTIYFNNMDSLIATARSNQVATTLAVQDYSQLKKDYGREQAEVILNIIGNVISGQVTGDTAKHLSERFGKIQQQRKSISINSSDTSVSKSTQLDSAIPASKISSLSSGEFVGMVADNPDEQIKLKMFHNHIQNDHGALQKEESAYQPIPKVRSVDSGIVKMNYYRIKQDIQELVAAELGMKQDRPKNGEVLKNEPKTPKMRNMKL, encoded by the coding sequence ATGAGAACTGGTGAAAATGAACAAGGATTACGGAAAGTAGCGGATTTTACAAGGCTTCTTTCTATTGCGATTCTGGTGCTCCACTTTTATGTATCCTGTTATCAGGTCTTTCATCAGACTGGATTTTACTCAGAGGTAACGGATCATATCATCGGGAAAATATCCATGATCAAGATTTTTGAGTCAATTCTTTTGGTTAAAACCTGGGCCTTGGGATTGCTTCTGGTTTCTCTTTTAGGTGTTAGAGGTCGGAAAGATGAAAAGGCAAACGTGAGACCGTTGATTCTATATGCTTTTCTAGGATTTGGATTATATTATGGCAGTGTTTTGGCTTTTCAGTTGGATCTGGATTTACTGGTACTGGTCGCTTTGTATATAGGCTTTTGTGTTATCGGGTATCTTTTGGTTTTAAGCAAAGGTACACGGCTGACGAGGTTGTTGAAAATGAATTTGATGAATGACATCTTCAACAACGAGAATGAGACGTTCCCGCAGGAGGAAAGGAAAATCAGCAATGAATACTCCATAAACTTACCTGCCAAATACTTCTATGAAGGAATGTCCCGCGATAGTTGGATCAATATTATCAACCCATTTCGCGGGCTCTTGGTTTTGGGGACTCCCGGCTCTGGAAAATCTTACTTTGCGATCCGGCATATCATTACCCAACATATTCAAAAGGGCTTTTCGATGTTCATCTATGATTTTAAATACGATGATCTCAGTCGGATAGCTTACAACACGCTGTTAAAGGATAAAAACCGTTCAAAGTTTTATGTAATCAATTTTGATGATCTGAATCGCACGCACCGTTGTAACCCTCTTGACCCACAGGGTATGAATGATATTACAGATGCAACGGAAGCAGCGAGAACAATTATGTTGGGGTTGAACCGAGAATGGATAAAAAAGCAGGGTGATTTCTTTGTTGAATCACCTATCAATTTTCTAACAGCGATTATCTGGTATCTTAAAAAGTACCACGACGGGGTTTATTGCACTTTGCCCCATGTAATCGAGTTGATGCAGCTTGACTATCAATATTTGTTTCCCGTACTGGATAGAGAACCGGAAATAGAAGTCTTGATCAATCCATTTGTATCCGCATGGAAAAATGAAGCATTTGATCAACTGGAAGGTCAGGTAGCGAGTGCCAAGATAAGTATGGCTAAGCTATCGTCACCGGCGTTATATTACGTTCTATCGGGCAATGACTTTACGCTCGACCTAAATAACCCAGATGATCCGAAGGTTATTTGTGTTGGGAACAATCCGCAGAAACAACAGGTTTATGGAGCTGTTCTAAGCCTGTATATTTCTCGGATGATAAAACTGGTAAATCAAAAAGGTAAATGTAAATCCAGTTTGATCTTCGATGAATTTCCCACGATCTATTTTAATAATATGGATAGTTTGATTGCCACGGCACGATCGAATCAGGTGGCGACGACCCTCGCGGTGCAGGATTATAGTCAGCTGAAAAAGGACTACGGTAGGGAACAGGCAGAAGTGATCCTAAACATCATCGGGAATGTCATATCCGGACAAGTTACGGGTGACACAGCGAAGCATCTCTCGGAGCGCTTTGGGAAAATCCAGCAGCAGCGAAAAAGTATTTCGATTAATAGTTCCGATACATCGGTCAGTAAATCTACCCAGTTGGACTCTGCGATACCTGCATCGAAAATATCGTCCCTCTCTTCCGGTGAATTTGTGGGGATGGTTGCTGACAACCCTGACGAGCAGATAAAACTCAAGATGTTCCACAACCATATTCAAAATGATCATGGTGCATTACAAAAAGAGGAATCCGCTTATCAACCTATCCCAAAGGTGCGGAGCGTCGATTCAGGGATCGTTAAGATGAATTACTATCGGATCAAACAAGATATCCAAGAACTTGTTGCCGCGGAGTTGGGAATGAAACAAGATAGGCCTAAGAATGGGGAGGTATTAAAAAATGAACCTAAGACGCCGAAAATGAGAAATATGAAGTTGTGA
- a CDS encoding GNAT family N-acetyltransferase produces the protein MKKADYDDKALILDILTESFKNNRSVNYIASSSGNNEDKVRALMDYSFEVCRRFGDVYLSDDREAVALVLYPDRKKTNLSMIMLDVKLVLNCIGIANIGKALKRESSIKKLQPQVPMYYLWFIGVHPDKQGRGIGSQLMNELILESQKMKRPVYLETSTLTNIPWYKKFGFDIYNELNLSYNLYFLNRGYVS, from the coding sequence ATGAAGAAAGCAGATTATGATGATAAAGCTCTGATTCTTGATATCCTTACTGAATCCTTTAAAAACAATCGAAGTGTAAATTATATCGCCAGTTCGTCTGGCAATAACGAAGACAAAGTCCGTGCGTTGATGGATTATTCCTTTGAAGTCTGTCGGCGGTTTGGTGATGTTTATCTTTCGGACGATAGGGAGGCTGTTGCCCTCGTTTTATATCCCGATCGGAAAAAAACGAATCTTTCAATGATTATGCTCGATGTTAAATTGGTTTTGAACTGCATTGGTATTGCTAATATCGGGAAAGCGTTAAAAAGGGAATCAAGCATAAAAAAGTTGCAGCCGCAAGTACCTATGTATTACCTATGGTTTATTGGAGTACACCCAGACAAGCAAGGGCGGGGAATTGGGTCGCAATTAATGAATGAGCTTATCTTGGAAAGCCAGAAGATGAAGCGGCCTGTCTATCTCGAGACGTCTACGCTTACGAATATCCCATGGTATAAAAAGTTCGGATTTGATATTTATAACGAGTTGAACCTCTCGTATAATCTTTACTTTTTGAATAGGGGATACGTTAGTTAG
- a CDS encoding response regulator transcription factor, whose protein sequence is MEVFGTEMLLITFIFVVLESVMFFYQLIYYLSRPEEKQRLYYLILLLILIVYNITGGLFPDPEIALPIVAQNSIAYGCGFLMASYFPFYFYKAFELNSLRFHAIYGVLLFFLLPFFIFFVIVYSVDNNLDFAIKNGVVIPFFYSFVILWQILKAIRIKFKDRNEESFMEVLAMYAAVIPWAAMPLIAYFDWGQRVEVLCTNGGLIVITFMFLSKSVKTARLEYQQLLELSLNEDKSSVFDENSQNYNLTNREIEIVQLLREGNKYQTIAEKLYISESTVKTHVRNVYDKTGVCNRVELVHKMEQRA, encoded by the coding sequence ATGGAAGTATTTGGTACCGAGATGCTCCTGATAACATTCATTTTTGTTGTTCTGGAGTCCGTTATGTTCTTTTATCAACTGATTTACTATCTGTCACGTCCTGAGGAGAAACAACGACTTTATTATCTTATTTTACTGTTGATCCTTATCGTGTACAACATTACGGGCGGATTGTTCCCTGATCCTGAAATCGCTCTGCCGATCGTAGCACAGAACAGTATTGCCTATGGTTGTGGATTCCTCATGGCCTCGTATTTTCCATTTTATTTTTACAAAGCCTTTGAGTTGAACTCGTTGAGGTTTCATGCCATCTACGGGGTTTTGCTATTCTTCCTTTTACCTTTTTTTATCTTTTTCGTAATCGTTTACTCTGTGGACAATAATCTGGATTTTGCGATCAAGAATGGGGTTGTCATCCCGTTCTTTTATTCGTTTGTCATTCTATGGCAAATCCTGAAAGCCATACGTATTAAGTTCAAAGATCGGAATGAGGAAAGTTTCATGGAGGTGTTGGCAATGTATGCTGCCGTGATTCCCTGGGCAGCCATGCCGCTTATCGCTTATTTCGATTGGGGGCAGCGTGTCGAAGTACTTTGTACCAACGGCGGGCTTATTGTTATCACGTTTATGTTTTTGTCCAAGTCCGTAAAGACCGCTCGTTTGGAGTATCAACAATTATTGGAACTGAGTTTGAATGAAGATAAATCTTCGGTGTTTGACGAGAATAGTCAGAATTATAATCTTACCAATCGGGAGATAGAAATTGTTCAATTACTACGTGAAGGAAACAAGTACCAAACGATCGCTGAAAAGCTATATATTTCCGAATCTACTGTTAAGACACACGTGCGGAATGTATATGATAAAACCGGTGTGTGTAATCGTGTCGAATTGGTCCATAAAATGGAACAAAGGGCTTAA
- a CDS encoding RteC domain-containing protein, with product MKQFSDRLYYALETELYAVSLKATSECQRLKEAIALSKKAMAILKKYLNGYFFGTMEEEIEFFKCIKPRFYSKYIYYINIYNYEIKKPVGTDAVLNEFIRTQLADLNNFFEQNQAFYQYYRSGSTHLDRCYFTRENFDAFAELDDFHGDESFSTSHDYKISKLIANEQFQEFLVLKSKVINQDSTLKTDVPIKWTGNQSDLVELLYALVESGSFNNGDIQIKSVISYFQNILQVDLKYYYHKFTDISNRKKERTVFLDKLKTSLIRKMDSKNELKKPELKRIRF from the coding sequence ATGAAACAATTTTCTGACCGTTTGTATTATGCGCTTGAAACAGAATTATATGCCGTTTCACTAAAAGCAACCTCCGAGTGTCAACGATTAAAAGAAGCGATTGCCCTTAGTAAAAAAGCGATGGCGATTTTAAAGAAATACTTGAATGGGTATTTCTTTGGAACGATGGAAGAGGAGATCGAGTTCTTTAAATGCATTAAACCAAGGTTTTATAGTAAATACATTTATTACATCAATATCTACAATTATGAAATCAAAAAACCAGTGGGTACGGATGCGGTTCTTAACGAATTTATAAGAACGCAACTGGCGGATTTGAATAACTTTTTCGAACAAAACCAAGCTTTTTATCAATACTATAGATCTGGCTCTACCCATCTAGACCGTTGCTATTTCACTCGGGAGAATTTTGATGCCTTTGCAGAACTGGATGATTTTCATGGTGATGAAAGTTTTTCAACAAGCCATGATTATAAGATATCCAAGCTGATAGCGAATGAGCAATTTCAGGAGTTTCTGGTTTTAAAAAGTAAAGTCATTAACCAGGATTCAACGCTGAAGACCGATGTGCCGATCAAGTGGACAGGTAACCAGTCTGACCTTGTGGAGCTTTTGTATGCATTGGTAGAGAGCGGATCATTCAACAATGGCGACATTCAGATCAAGAGCGTTATATCCTATTTTCAGAATATCCTCCAGGTTGATCTGAAATACTATTATCACAAATTCACTGACATCTCGAACCGGAAAAAGGAGCGAACTGTTTTCTTGGATAAGTTGAAGACATCTCTGATCAGAAAGATGGATAGTAAGAATGAACTGAAGAAGCCGGAGTTGAAGAGGATAAGGTTTTAG
- a CDS encoding DUF4134 domain-containing protein: MSNKKIFTIITTVLLVFTAGSLFAQDGNAGISEAANKVKGYFSTGTDLMYAIGAVSGLIGAVKVFQKWNAGDHDTGKVAAAWFGSCVFLVVVATVLQSFFGV; the protein is encoded by the coding sequence ATGTCCAACAAAAAAATATTCACCATTATCACAACCGTTCTTTTGGTATTCACAGCAGGAAGCCTTTTCGCACAAGACGGAAATGCGGGGATCAGCGAAGCTGCTAATAAAGTAAAAGGTTATTTCTCGACAGGTACAGACCTTATGTATGCTATAGGCGCGGTATCGGGATTGATCGGGGCTGTCAAGGTATTCCAGAAATGGAATGCCGGAGATCATGATACCGGAAAGGTTGCTGCCGCTTGGTTTGGCAGCTGCGTATTCCTGGTTGTAGTGGCAACAGTTTTACAATCATTCTTTGGGGTATAA
- a CDS encoding DUF4133 domain-containing protein, translating into MASIYKINKGINKPIEFKGFKAQYITYLGIGLVILLLLFAILYIMGINLYICILVVGGLGVGLFLTVFRLSLQYGEHGLLKRLARKYIPEYIRFRSRRLFFNLDSHLKNDKGRRGDGEAD; encoded by the coding sequence ATGGCGAGTATCTATAAAATCAATAAAGGGATCAATAAACCGATCGAATTCAAAGGGTTCAAGGCGCAGTACATTACCTATTTGGGTATTGGACTGGTAATCCTCCTCTTGCTTTTTGCGATTCTGTACATTATGGGAATCAATTTATACATCTGTATTCTTGTTGTTGGAGGCTTGGGCGTTGGATTGTTTCTAACGGTATTTCGTTTAAGTCTCCAATATGGTGAACATGGACTGTTGAAAAGATTGGCGAGAAAATACATTCCCGAATATATTAGGTTCCGATCACGTCGTCTTTTTTTTAATCTGGATTCTCATCTAAAAAATGATAAAGGAAGGAGGGGTGATGGCGAAGCCGATTGA